Below is a genomic region from Planktothrix sp. FACHB-1365.
TATTATTAGAAGGAATGGATCGAATTTTGCCGCCATTCCCCCCGGAATTATCGGCTGAGGCTCAAAAAGGGTTAGAACACTTAGGGGTAACAGTTCGCACAAAAACCTTAGTAACCAATATTGATAATCAGGTTGTAACATTGAAATCGGGAGAGGAAATTGAACAGATTTCCGCCCAAACAATTTTATGGGCAGCGGGGGTAAAAGGGTCTAAAATGGGAGAAGCGATCGCTCGGACAACAGATGCTAAATTAGATCGAGTCGGACGGGTTATCGTTGAACCTAATTTAACAGTTCCTAACCATCCTAATATTTTTGTGATTGGAGATTTAGCCAATTTTTCCCATCAAGGAGATCAACCTTTACCCGGTGTTGCTCCTGTTGCTCAACAGCAAGGAATTTATGTAGCAAAATTAATCCAAAAACGCTTAAAAGCTCAAACTTTACCTGCTTTTCATTATATTGATTATGGCAGTTTAGCCGTTATTGGTCGAAATCAAGCGGTTGTTAATCTTAATTACCTAAAATTTTCGGGTTTATTGGCGTGGTTAGCTTGGGTTTTTGTTCATGTTTTCTTCTTGATTGAGTTTGACAATAAACTCTTAGTCATGATTCAATGGGCTTGGAGTTATTTTACTAATCAAGGCGGTGCCCGTTTGATTACAAATGAAGGCTTATCGGGAAAAAATAATAATATTGAAATCTCTCCTACAATTGAAGCAAAAAATACCGTTCAAGTTTAACGGTTTAGGGTGCTAAAATAGCACCCTGATTTTGAATTTATAAAATAGAATTTATTTTTTTCTATCCCATCAAATTTAATTTCCCTCCAAACAGGGGAAGCTACTCAAAAAATAAGTATCAAGTTTAGAGTTGAAATTTTATCAGTTTATTCCCAATTTCTAAGAATATAAACAAGCACAGCCAGTTTCAGCGTAAAACTTTCGCCTGTTTGAGCCGTCTTGACTCATGACTTGGGTGTTAATTGCACCACTCATTCACAATTAATGGCATAATCAAACAAAATAGGGTCAATATTGTTGCTATGGTCGGTCAGCTTTTAGACGGACGCTATCAAGTCATCGACGTGATTGAGTCAACGGAGTTCGGGAAAACCTATCTCGCCAAAGATACTCGCCGACCGGGTGAGTCGTTGTGTTTTGTTAAGCATTTGCATCTCGCCCCAGAAGATGCCAAACTCGTCAATGTAGCCCGTCAGCGCTTTCAACAAGAAGCCAAGGTCTTAGAAAAACTGTCTCAACATGATCAAATTCCGCACCTGTTGGCTTATTTTGAAGAAAATCGAGAATTTTATTTAGTCGAATCTTATATTGCAGGTCATTCCTTAATTGATGAAATTTTACCCGGTCAGCCCTTAACAGAAAATCAAGTTATAAATTTGCTAACGGATGTGTTAGGAATTCTCCAGTTTGTACATCAACAGGGAGTCATTCATCGGGATATTAAACCGGGTAATTTAATCCGTCGTCAAACCGATGGAAAAATTGTGCTACTGGATTTTGGGGCGGTTAAAGAAATTCATCTCAACTCTCATCAGAATTCCCCCACCAGTCGTGTTGGGACTCTGGAATATATGCCTCTTGAACAATTCCAATGTCATCCCCATTTTAATAGTGATATTTATGCTTTGGGAATGGTTGCAATTCAAGCATTAACGGGTTTACCTGTATCTGAATTACCCAAATTACGGAAAAATAATGGCTCTAATGTTGGGGACATTGTTTGGCGACATTTAGCGATTATTAGTGTTGAATTGGGCGATATTATTGATAAAATGGTTTGTTCAGATTATCAGCAACGGTATCAATCTGCTGATGAAGTTCTATCGGCTCTTAAAACGTTTCAATCTCCCTATTCTCCTAACCTTTCTAAATCTAAACTAGAAATTTATCGGGAAGAAGTTAAAAGTTGCGCCAACCATCATCGCGGTGAAATTTCGATTATTGGTCGGCAAATTTTAGAAGAATTACGCTTAAGTTTAGAGTTGTTACCGGAGGAAGCAGAAGCAATTGAAGATGAAATTTTAAACCCCTATCGCAAATATCGAGAAAAGGGAGAACGCTATGAACAAGCGTTAATTGCAACGATGCAACAAGAATATCCCTTTACCCCTGAAACCCGTGAAGAATTACAACGATTACAACAACTCTTAGGCTTAACGGATGAAGATATTGCAGCTATTGAAAAGTCGATTTTACCCCAATCTATTTTAAGTCAAATTGCTCAAGTTATCCAGAATTTTAGTTGGAATCCAAAGCCATACTTATCTCCAAAAACGGAGTCTAAATTCTTTAAAAAACCTCATCTATCTCAACTGCTTTGGTTGGGATTAGGTTTGGTTAGTTTATTGGGAATTATTCTAGCAACCTATGAATATCAAAAATGGAGAAATGTACAACAATTACAAACTCAAAACTTGAATAAAATTAATGAATTTTTAGCCGTTGGAAATTATGATCAATGTTTAGATGAAGCTCAAAAGATGGCTGAACTCTCTCGTCAGAATAAAGTTCTTCAAAATCTGATTCAACAATGTCAAGATAAAGTGTTTTGGAAAACCGTTACGCCTCAAAATTTTGCTCAAAATTCCGATGCGGTTTGGGCCGTTACCTTTAGTCCCGATGGTCAAACTCTCGCCACGGGGAGTGAAGATACACTGGTAAAACTCTGGGATATTCAAAGTGGAACAGAAACTAAACGTTTAGAAGGAGATGCTTCTCCGATTTATTCAGTTGATTTTAACTCCGATGGCACAGAAATCTCCTCTGGAAGCGCATTTTGGCAAATCTTAGAATGGAATCTAACCACTGGACAACCTTATCAACCCCTACAACATTTAGCAACAATTTGGTCAGTGGATGTTAGCCCGGATAATCAAAAAATTGCCAGCGCCAGTGCGGATAAAACAGTTAAAATTTGGAATCGAAAAACAGGAGAAATTTTACAAAATTTAACAGACCATCAAGATGAGGTTTATGTCGCTATTTTTAGCCCCGATAATCAACTTTTAGTGACAGGTTCTAAAGATCAAACGATTAAAATTTGGAAGGTAGACACCGGAGAATTAATGAATACTCTCACCGGACATTTAGAGGCCGTTCGCTCACTAGCCATCAGTTCTGATGGTAAAATAATTGTCAGTGGGAGTTTGGATAATACCGTCAAAGTGTGGAACCTAGAAACCGGAGATTTAATTCATACCCTCACCGGACATACTAACGATGTTTTATCCGTTGCCATTAGTCCTGATAATAAGATTATTGCTAGTGGTAGCCGAGATAAAACCATTAAACTCTGGAATTTAAAAACAGGAGAATTATTAAATACCTTAACCGGACATCAAGATGAGATTTATTCGGTTAAATTTAGTCCCGACGGAAATCGTTTAGTCAGTGGAAGTAAAGACAAAACGATTAAATTCTGGTTACGTTAATACAAACCGCGTAGAAACTAGAGAGACGCGCCGTGGCACGTCTCTACAAAAAAAGCTAAATTCCTAATGCTGCCAGCGTTGCAGGGCCAGCAATACCATCGGCGGAGAGTCCACAATCTGCTTGAAAAGCTTTAACAGCATGGGCGGTTAGTTTCCCATAGTAACCTGTGGAGTTCGCATTAAAATAACCCAGGTTAGCTAAACGATTTTGCAGTTTTTTGACCTGATAGCTACTGTCACCCCGCGACAGATAGCCACTACCTCCGCCACAATGATGACTACAGCCATAACTGGTATCAGTATAGTGATGCTTCTTCGGTTTATGATATCCACCGACTCCTAACGCTGATGCCGTTGCAGGGCCAACAACTCCATCGGGATGCAAGCCATAATCTCTTTGAAACGCCATAACTGCGTGTTTCGTGACTTTACCAAAGTAACCCGTTGCTTTGCCACCAAAATAGCCATAGTCCTGCAACGCATATTGAACTTTTTTCACACCATAGCCACTATCTCCATAGTAGAGGGAGGCACTAGCAGGTTGGCTCACGCTGACGATGGATAAGCCAATGGCTGTTG
It encodes:
- a CDS encoding NAD(P)/FAD-dependent oxidoreductase, which codes for MSDILNAQSPHHVVIVGGGFGGLYAAKTLGRSSVKVTLIDKRNFHLFQPLLYQVATGSLSPGDIASPLRSVLRDNKNTQVLMGEVVNLNPNENKLILNNGELNYDTLIVATGVSHHYFGNDQWAPLAPGLKTVEDALEMRRRIFSAFEAAEKETDPEKRQALLTFVVVGGGPTGVELAGALAEIAYRILKEEFRSIDTSETQIILLEGMDRILPPFPPELSAEAQKGLEHLGVTVRTKTLVTNIDNQVVTLKSGEEIEQISAQTILWAAGVKGSKMGEAIARTTDAKLDRVGRVIVEPNLTVPNHPNIFVIGDLANFSHQGDQPLPGVAPVAQQQGIYVAKLIQKRLKAQTLPAFHYIDYGSLAVIGRNQAVVNLNYLKFSGLLAWLAWVFVHVFFLIEFDNKLLVMIQWAWSYFTNQGGARLITNEGLSGKNNNIEISPTIEAKNTVQV
- a CDS encoding serine/threonine-protein kinase, translating into MVGQLLDGRYQVIDVIESTEFGKTYLAKDTRRPGESLCFVKHLHLAPEDAKLVNVARQRFQQEAKVLEKLSQHDQIPHLLAYFEENREFYLVESYIAGHSLIDEILPGQPLTENQVINLLTDVLGILQFVHQQGVIHRDIKPGNLIRRQTDGKIVLLDFGAVKEIHLNSHQNSPTSRVGTLEYMPLEQFQCHPHFNSDIYALGMVAIQALTGLPVSELPKLRKNNGSNVGDIVWRHLAIISVELGDIIDKMVCSDYQQRYQSADEVLSALKTFQSPYSPNLSKSKLEIYREEVKSCANHHRGEISIIGRQILEELRLSLELLPEEAEAIEDEILNPYRKYREKGERYEQALIATMQQEYPFTPETREELQRLQQLLGLTDEDIAAIEKSILPQSILSQIAQVIQNFSWNPKPYLSPKTESKFFKKPHLSQLLWLGLGLVSLLGIILATYEYQKWRNVQQLQTQNLNKINEFLAVGNYDQCLDEAQKMAELSRQNKVLQNLIQQCQDKVFWKTVTPQNFAQNSDAVWAVTFSPDGQTLATGSEDTLVKLWDIQSGTETKRLEGDASPIYSVDFNSDGTEISSGSAFWQILEWNLTTGQPYQPLQHLATIWSVDVSPDNQKIASASADKTVKIWNRKTGEILQNLTDHQDEVYVAIFSPDNQLLVTGSKDQTIKIWKVDTGELMNTLTGHLEAVRSLAISSDGKIIVSGSLDNTVKVWNLETGDLIHTLTGHTNDVLSVAISPDNKIIASGSRDKTIKLWNLKTGELLNTLTGHQDEIYSVKFSPDGNRLVSGSKDKTIKFWLR
- a CDS encoding peptidoglycan-binding protein gives rise to the protein MDTLAYNHLVSAYESPRQPHLNGGLVLFRGINWSQMSTAVWMPIVATAIGLSIVSVSQPASASLYYGDSGYGVKKVQYALQDYGYFGGKATGYFGKVTKHAVMAFQRDYGLHPDGVVGPATASALGVGGYHKPKKHHYTDTSYGCSHHCGGGSGYLSRGDSSYQVKKLQNRLANLGYFNANSTGYYGKLTAHAVKAFQADCGLSADGIAGPATLAALGI